A stretch of Spirochaetaceae bacterium DNA encodes these proteins:
- a CDS encoding DUF222 domain-containing protein — translation MAPDTYTLPRPPTPSARPEPAATDPAATAATTAPRTPGTSETATVAVADSAAPAPEAPRDLNQLGNRIAELSARIQAATYELLCDLREFDRHHGWEGFRSCAHWLNWRTGLDLGAAREKLRVAAALADLNHLSAAMACGRLSYSIVRALTRVATADNEARLIAVACCATAAQVERLVRGWRQADREAQPDAEQVRLERRTLSTRVDEDGMVVLRARLTPEVGAVVLRAVEAALEQVPAAEEEDAAGGDEASIAQRRADALGLVAESALAGGLDPGSSGDRFQVTVHVEADGLCCREAAAAPRHVSAETAPGSEAAFAPAAASLDGVAEQVSIEHAEKLPATEATPDRDLAVALPGPDAGQAVIEQAGGIHVGKE, via the coding sequence ATGGCACCTGACACCTATACGCTGCCGCGCCCGCCGACGCCGTCAGCGCGGCCTGAACCGGCAGCCACCGACCCGGCCGCGACCGCGGCCACCACCGCTCCGAGAACGCCCGGCACGAGCGAGACTGCGACGGTCGCCGTTGCCGACAGCGCAGCGCCGGCCCCGGAGGCACCCCGCGACCTGAATCAGCTCGGCAACCGCATCGCCGAGCTGTCGGCGCGCATCCAGGCCGCCACCTACGAGTTGCTGTGCGACCTGCGCGAGTTCGACCGCCACCACGGCTGGGAGGGCTTCCGTTCCTGCGCCCACTGGCTCAACTGGCGCACCGGCCTCGACCTCGGCGCCGCCCGCGAGAAGCTGCGCGTGGCCGCTGCGCTGGCCGATCTCAACCACCTCTCCGCGGCCATGGCCTGCGGTCGGCTGTCCTACTCCATCGTACGCGCCCTGACTCGAGTGGCCACCGCCGACAACGAGGCACGGCTGATTGCCGTGGCCTGCTGTGCCACCGCGGCGCAGGTGGAGCGGCTGGTGCGGGGGTGGCGGCAGGCGGACCGGGAGGCGCAGCCGGACGCCGAGCAGGTGCGGCTGGAACGGCGCACGCTGAGCACGCGGGTGGACGAGGACGGCATGGTGGTGCTGCGGGCGCGGCTCACGCCTGAGGTAGGCGCGGTAGTGCTGCGGGCCGTGGAGGCGGCCCTGGAGCAGGTGCCGGCGGCGGAGGAGGAGGATGCCGCCGGCGGCGACGAGGCGAGCATCGCGCAGCGGCGCGCGGATGCGCTGGGGCTGGTGGCCGAGAGCGCGCTGGCGGGCGGCCTTGATCCGGGCAGCAGCGGCGACCGCTTCCAGGTGACGGTACACGTGGAGGCTGACGGGCTTTGCTGCCGAGAGGCCGCCGCGGCCCCGCGGCACGTTTCCGCGGAAACTGCGCCGGGCAGCGAGGCAGCCTTCGCACCGGCGGCAGCGTCACTGGACGGGGTGGCGGAGCAAGTGTCCATCGAGCACGCGGAGAAACTACCGGCCACCGAGGCGACGCCCGACCGCGACCTGGCGGTCGCGCTGCCTGGCCCCGACGCCGGGCAGGCGGTGATCGAACAAGCAGGAGGCATCCACGTCGGCAAGGAG